The proteins below come from a single Diceros bicornis minor isolate mBicDic1 chromosome 3, mDicBic1.mat.cur, whole genome shotgun sequence genomic window:
- the NEUROD6 gene encoding neurogenic differentiation factor 6, with product MLTLPFDESVVMPESQMCRKFSRECEDQKQIKKPESFSKQIVLRGKSIKKAPGEETEKEEEEEDREEEDENGLPRRRGLRKKKTTKLRLERVKFRRQEANARERNRMHGLNDALDNLRKVVPCYSKTQKLSKIETLRLAKNYIWALSEILRIGKRPDLLTFVQNLCKGLSQPTTNLVAGCLQLNARSFLMGQGGEAAHHTRSPYSTFYPPYHSPELTTPPGHGTLDNSKSMKPYNYCSAYESFYESTSPECASPQFEGPLSPPPINYNGIFSLKQEESLDYGKNYNYGMHYCAVPPRGPLGQGAMFRLPTDSHFPYDLHLRSQSLTMQDELNAVFHN from the coding sequence ATGTTAACACTACCGTTTGATGAGTCTGTTGTAATGCCAGAATCCCAGATGTGCAGAAAGTTTTCTAGAGAATGCGAAGACCAGAAGCAAATTAAGAAACCAGAAAGCTTTTCCAAACAGATTGTCCTTCGAGGAAAGAGCATCAAAAAAGCCCCTGGAGAAGAAAccgagaaagaggaagaggaagaagacagagaagaggaagatgaaaaTGGGTTGCCCAGAAGGAGGGgtcttagaaaaaaaaagacgacCAAGCTCCGACTGGAGAGGGTCAAGTTCAGGAGACAGGAAGCTAACGCGCGGGAGAGGAACAGGATGCACGGCCTCAACGACGCACTGGACAATTTAAGAAAAGTGGTCCCTTGTTATTCCAAAACCCAAAAGCTGTCCAAAATAGAAACTTTACGACTGGCCAAAAACTACATCTGGGCACTTTCCGAAATTCTGAGAATCGGCAAGAGACCTGATCTGCTCACGTTCGTCCAAAACTTATGCAAAGGTCTTTCCCAGCCAACTACAAACTTGGTGGCAGGCTGCTTGCAGCTCAACGCCAGGAGTTTCCTGATGGGCCAGGGTGGGGAGGCTGCGCACCACACACGGTCACCCTATTCTACTTTCTACCCGCCCTACCACAGCCCGGAGCTCACCACTCCCCCGGGGCATGGAACTCTTGATAATTCCAAGTCCATGAAACCCTACAATTATTGCAGTGCATATGAATCCTTCTATGAAAGCACTTCCCCCGAGTGTGCCAGCCCTCAGTTTGAAGGTCCCTTAAGTCCTCCCCCAATTAACTATAATGGGATATTTTCCCTGAAGCAAGAAGAAAGCTTGGACTATGGCAAAAATTACAATTATGGCATGCATTACTGTGCAGTGCCACCCAGGGGTCCCCTTGGGCAAGGTGCCATGTTCAGGTTGCCCACCGACAGCCACTTCCCTTACGACTTACATCTGCGCAGCCAATCTCTCACCATGCAAGATGAATTAAATGCAGTTTTTCataattaa